One stretch of Pseudomonas sp. NC02 DNA includes these proteins:
- a CDS encoding helix-turn-helix transcriptional regulator: MARVTDSIGQSGFAATLFEALGYLQPIQATTLYFYPRGGMPSALFELDGPWLPQGNVRQYLSGFYLLDPFYGACVEGVSSGCYELAEVAPDHFELSEYFQSFYRHSHLEDELNYILQSSNGSSLAVSLAFTQKLDATTTGQFKRIAPWVLAVLGKHFVGLDAQGARFENLLEQRIHSALNNFGSSILTERECRIAQLILRGHSTRSLAERLDVSEDTIKSHRKHIYTKLDIGAQSELFALFIDSLAEAQGVLSKDPLESYMSKHR, from the coding sequence ATGGCTCGGGTGACCGATAGCATCGGGCAATCGGGGTTCGCCGCGACCTTGTTCGAGGCTCTCGGTTATCTCCAGCCGATCCAGGCCACCACGCTGTATTTCTACCCGCGCGGCGGCATGCCCAGTGCGCTGTTCGAGCTGGACGGGCCATGGTTGCCACAAGGCAATGTGCGCCAGTACCTGTCGGGGTTTTATCTGCTCGACCCGTTTTACGGGGCCTGTGTGGAGGGCGTCAGCTCCGGGTGTTACGAGCTGGCCGAGGTCGCCCCCGATCACTTCGAGCTCAGCGAATACTTCCAGTCGTTTTACCGCCACTCGCATCTGGAGGATGAGCTGAACTACATCCTGCAGTCGAGCAACGGCTCGAGCCTGGCGGTTTCGCTGGCCTTTACGCAAAAGCTCGACGCCACCACCACCGGGCAATTCAAACGCATCGCGCCGTGGGTGCTGGCGGTGCTGGGCAAGCATTTCGTTGGCCTGGATGCCCAGGGGGCGCGATTCGAAAACCTGCTGGAGCAGCGCATTCACTCGGCGCTGAACAACTTCGGCTCGTCGATATTGACCGAGCGGGAATGCCGGATCGCCCAACTGATCCTGCGCGGGCATTCCACCCGTTCGCTGGCCGAACGCCTCGACGTCTCGGAAGACACCATCAAGTCCCACCGCAAGCACATCTACACCAAGCTCGATATCGGCGCGCAATCGGAACTGTTTGCCCTGTTTATCGATTCGCTGGCCGAAGCCCAGGGAGTGCTGAGCAAAGATCCCCTCGAAAGCTACATGAGCAAGCACCGCTGA
- a CDS encoding aspartate aminotransferase family protein — translation MNVPAQLNRLTEDYQKSDAAHHIHAFVDQKALNAEGPRVMVRGEGLYLWDSEGKRYLDGMSGLWCTQLGYGRRDLTAAAAAQMDQLAYYNMFFHTTHPAVIELSELLFSLLPGHYSHVIYTNSGSEANEVLIRTVRRYWQVVGQPQKKIMIGRWNGYHGSTLAASALGGMKFMHEMGGLIPDVAHIDEPYWYAHGGELTPAEFGRRCALQLEEKILELGAENVAGFIAEPFQGAGGMIFPPESYWPEIQRICRQYDVLLCADEVIGGFGRTGEWFAHQHFGFEPDTLSIAKGLTSGYLPMGGLVLSKRVADALVERGGVFAHGLTYSGHPVAAAVALANLKALRDEGIVRQVKNDTGPYLQKILHEVFGNHPMIGEIQGTGLLAALQFAEDKSTRKRFENENDLAWQCRTFGFEEGVIIRSTLGRMIMAPALVATRTELDELVEKTRIAVDRTARIAGKL, via the coding sequence ATGAACGTACCCGCCCAACTGAACCGCCTGACCGAGGACTACCAGAAGTCGGATGCGGCCCACCACATCCATGCATTTGTCGATCAAAAAGCGCTGAATGCCGAAGGCCCGCGGGTGATGGTGCGCGGTGAGGGCCTTTACCTGTGGGACAGCGAAGGCAAGCGTTACCTGGACGGCATGTCGGGCCTGTGGTGCACCCAGCTGGGTTACGGTCGCAGGGACTTGACCGCTGCCGCTGCCGCCCAGATGGACCAGTTGGCGTACTACAACATGTTCTTCCACACCACCCACCCGGCGGTGATCGAGCTGTCGGAGTTGCTCTTCAGCCTGTTGCCGGGCCACTACAGCCACGTGATCTACACCAACTCCGGCTCCGAGGCCAACGAAGTACTGATCCGTACCGTGCGCCGTTACTGGCAAGTGGTCGGCCAGCCGCAGAAAAAAATCATGATCGGGCGCTGGAATGGTTATCACGGCTCCACGCTGGCGGCGTCTGCCCTGGGCGGCATGAAGTTCATGCACGAGATGGGCGGCCTGATTCCCGACGTGGCACACATTGACGAACCCTACTGGTACGCCCATGGCGGCGAGCTGACGCCTGCCGAGTTCGGCCGCCGCTGCGCCTTGCAGCTGGAAGAGAAAATCCTCGAGCTGGGCGCTGAAAACGTCGCCGGGTTTATCGCCGAGCCGTTCCAGGGCGCGGGCGGCATGATCTTCCCGCCGGAAAGCTACTGGCCCGAGATCCAGCGCATTTGCCGGCAATACGATGTGCTGCTGTGTGCCGATGAGGTGATTGGTGGCTTTGGCCGTACCGGCGAATGGTTCGCCCATCAACACTTCGGTTTCGAGCCCGACACCCTGTCCATCGCCAAGGGCCTGACCTCCGGTTACCTGCCGATGGGTGGCCTGGTGCTGAGCAAGCGCGTGGCCGATGCGCTGGTGGAGCGCGGCGGCGTGTTTGCCCACGGGCTGACCTATTCCGGGCACCCGGTGGCGGCGGCGGTGGCGCTGGCCAACCTCAAGGCGCTGCGGGACGAAGGCATCGTGCGCCAGGTGAAGAACGACACCGGACCGTACCTGCAAAAAATCCTCCATGAAGTGTTTGGCAATCACCCGATGATCGGCGAGATCCAGGGCACGGGCTTGCTCGCGGCCTTGCAGTTCGCTGAAGACAAGAGCACCCGCAAGCGCTTCGAGAACGAAAACGACCTGGCCTGGCAGTGCCGCACGTTTGGTTTCGAAGAGGGCGTAATCATTCGCTCGACGCTGGGCCGCATGATCATGGCACCGGCACTGGTGGCCACGCGCACTGAGCTGGACGAGCTGGTTGAAAAGACCCGCATCGCCGTGGATCGCACCGCACGGATCGCGGGAAAACTCTGA